One Candidatus Bathyarchaeota archaeon genomic window, CAACGCCGCTGGGGGTATCCCCCTCACCCCCGACCAGCTTAGGCAGGACTGGGAGGTGGCTAAGAGGCATGGGCTGGGGGTCCACATGGATGGGGCCAGGATATTCAACGCGGCCGTTGCCCTGAAGGTCGATGTTAAGGAACTGGCAAAGTACGCCGACTCAGTCATGTTCTGCCTCTCCAAGGGTTTGGGAGCCCCTGTGGGCAGCATGGTCGTGGGCTCGAGGGAGTTTGTGGAGAGGGCGAGGAAGTACAGGAAGATGCTCGGGGGAGGGATGCGCCAAGCCGGGATAATAGCCGCCCCTGGTATAGTCGCGTTAACTAAGATGGTTGACAGGCTGGCGGAGGACCACGAGAACGCCAAGTTGCTGGCGGAGGGCCTTAGCCAGATCAAGGGGATAAGGATCCTGAACCCTGTGATGACGAACATGGTCTTCATAGATGTCTCGGGTCTAGGATGGACCGGCAAGGACTGGGCTGAGGCATGCAGGAAGTTGGGGTGGAGGAGCGGGGGTAGTCCAACCTCAACCACCATAAGGCTCTGCACCCACTATGGGATAGAGAGAGGGGATATCGAGACCTTCATAGAGGGGATGAAGAGGCTGGCTCCTAAGCATTGAGCCCTCCTCTCGGGTGGGGTTGGAGAGGGGAATTGATCCTCCTTCCAGCAGGTTATCTTAGGGAGCTAGGGGTCAGAATATTCACAGCCTTAGGAGCCCCTAAGCCTAAGGCTGAGCTTGTCGCCGAAACCCTTGTTGAGGCGAGTCTAACAGGCCACGACTCCCATGGAGTCTCATACTTCTTGAGGTATGCGGAGAGGATCAGGAAGGGATTCATAAAACCTGAGGCTGAGCCTATCATAGTCAGGGAGTCTCCCTCCTCAGCCCTCCTCGATGGTTGCTGGGGCTTTGGACAGGTTACGGCGATGAGGGTGATGGAGCTAGCCGTCGAGAAGGCCTCAAGGTGCGTGGTCAGCGCGGTGGGGGCCTACAACTGCAATCACATAGGAAGGGTGGGCTATTACACCTCATGGGCCGCGAGGAGGGGGTTTATAGGGTTGATGTTCGTGAACGTAGGCCATCCCATGGTCTCCGTCCATGGAGGGGTGGGCAGGGTCTTGGGCACAAACCCGTTCAGCGCCTCCGCGCCGACGGGCGATGACCCCTTCCTATTGGACTATGCCACCTCCACCGTGGCTGATGGGAAGGTAAGCTGGGCTATGGCCAAGGGGGAGAGGATACCCAGCCACTGGATAAGGGATAAGAATGGGAGGCCCACCGAGGACCCGAACATGCTTAGGGATGGGGGGTGGCTCCAACCCTTCGGCGGCCATAAGGGGTACTGCCTACAGCTGCTCATGGAGCTCATAGGCGCGGCCCTAACAGGCTCAAGGTCAGGGGTGGACCCCGAGATAGGCCCACCATCAACAAACGGGATCCTAGCCATTGCCATCGATCCCGAGGGGTTTGTGGGGCTGGAGGCCTTCAAGAAAAGGTCGCAGGGGATCCTAAGATGCGTAAAGGAGACGAAGGCTGAGGAGGGTGGAGAGATTCTCATCCCCGGGGAGCCGGAGTGGACTACCAGGAGGCTTAGACTGGAGGATGGGATCCCCCTCCCAGAGTCTACATGGAGCCAGATATTGGATCTGGTAGATGAGCTCTCAATAAACCTTCAGCTCATTTAACCCCTCACTCAGGGTCTGCCTCAGTCTCTGGCGGACCTATAGAGCTCTAGGAGGGCTGAAACCAGTGCCTCCTGGGTGGGCATCCTAGAGACGGCTAGGGGGATGTTCTCTCCGACCGCTAGGCTAACTGCGAGGGGGTCAACACTCTTTAGGGGTCCGTGGAGGATCACCACCCTCGGCTTGAAGGGGCTGATCTTCACAGCTATCATCGGGGATCTACCGCTGCTCACGCCAACGAATATGAGGG contains:
- the ltaE gene encoding low-specificity L-threonine aldolase, with protein sequence MFEKNLDLRSDTVTLPTPEMREAAAKAEVGDDVYGEDPTVNRLERLAAEMLGKEAALFVTSGTQGNAVCLLSHTQRGDEIILEARSHIYLNEVGGLAVLGGLMARPVPGELGWMRPEAIEAAIRPPNIHYPRTSLICVENTHNAAGGIPLTPDQLRQDWEVAKRHGLGVHMDGARIFNAAVALKVDVKELAKYADSVMFCLSKGLGAPVGSMVVGSREFVERARKYRKMLGGGMRQAGIIAAPGIVALTKMVDRLAEDHENAKLLAEGLSQIKGIRILNPVMTNMVFIDVSGLGWTGKDWAEACRKLGWRSGGSPTSTTIRLCTHYGIERGDIETFIEGMKRLAPKH
- a CDS encoding Ldh family oxidoreductase — encoded protein: MSPPLGWGWRGELILLPAGYLRELGVRIFTALGAPKPKAELVAETLVEASLTGHDSHGVSYFLRYAERIRKGFIKPEAEPIIVRESPSSALLDGCWGFGQVTAMRVMELAVEKASRCVVSAVGAYNCNHIGRVGYYTSWAARRGFIGLMFVNVGHPMVSVHGGVGRVLGTNPFSASAPTGDDPFLLDYATSTVADGKVSWAMAKGERIPSHWIRDKNGRPTEDPNMLRDGGWLQPFGGHKGYCLQLLMELIGAALTGSRSGVDPEIGPPSTNGILAIAIDPEGFVGLEAFKKRSQGILRCVKETKAEEGGEILIPGEPEWTTRRLRLEDGIPLPESTWSQILDLVDELSINLQLI